Part of the Gavia stellata isolate bGavSte3 chromosome 25, bGavSte3.hap2, whole genome shotgun sequence genome is shown below.
ttttcctttctctgcatgAGAAGGCCTAAAGCAGACAGAGGAGCAGCTGTAACACAGAGCTCTCCAGCGCGTCTCCACCTGGACAAGTTCCGCACACTCAGACACTTCCCGTACTGAGTTACGCAGTTAATAGTTGCATTATTCATCAATATTCTCCGTTTGAAAGCCCCGCTTTTAATTCCTCTCATTTTGAGAACGAAAGCTTGTCATTATACAGTagttaggcttttttttttgtgagattATTTGCCATTTCCTTCCCAGTCATTTATTTTCTACATAATTAATGTTTAATGATTCTCCACATATACATTTTGCCAGAAAgccaaaagcaaataaatgttcGGCAGCTTATCCAACTGTTTTAAGCACTGCGCTGATAACGCAGAGCTAAAAAAGgtaatgaggaagaaaacattcaaTATTTCTATGAAGAGACACTTCATTAAGGTAATTAAGGCAATCATTTAAAGCAGTTACGAGGATTATTAACACACAAAAGGAATTATGCAATAGGGTTTTTGCAAACCAGGCAGACTTACCATTATTTTATGATGCCTTTAAGAATAACTTTCAGCAGTTTAATAAGCTTTTGAAACTAAAGACTCATTTCTTGGCAAAGGATGGAGCCTTCCCTACACCTGGGAAGAGCATATTCGGGGTCTttgagatttgttttttttgaGGGGAAGGAAGttggtcttttcttttttttaatatgcaacAAGTATTTCTACTGAGCTGGCAAATAACTGAATTAGCTTGTTAAATTGTGCTGgttgaaaaaatgtatttacccAAAAGCACCCACTGAAGTCACATAGATCACTGCAGTCACCCTCTCACCAGTTCATATTCCGCTACCAACAGAACCATGAAACCGTAACGCTCTTTTAAAGGTGTAGAAAATCCCTAGACACTCGGTAGTTTATACTTCGCAAACCACCGCTTCTGAAGATGGGCTTTCTCATAACATCTTTCAGTGATTAATAGCAGCCTTTATTTAAACCACTAGCAATCGAACATAGATACTACCAATGCTAAAAATAACTAGAGCAGAGCACATTGCTGTACTTCAACCTACAcgagagaaaaatgaaaggcattTGTAACAGTCAAACATGTTATGACgttatactgaaaatatttttctaactgTAAGTCATCAGGATTGCTGTTTTTCTAGAggaatatgcatttttaattaacacatgaaaaatgaagtatGCATGACAGACTCTACTAAAGAGGCATgacacatttttcaaaatccCTTAATTAACTTAGGAGCCTAAAGGCTTTTTCTACACACTCAGATACTACTTTAACCCCATCACGGCAGTTACAGTGACTCAACCTTCTGGCACCACGGGGATACAGAAGATACCAAGGGATAAATGAGAGGCATCCAGATTGCAAAACTGCAACTATTTCAAACACTTTTCGAAATATCCCTCCTACATCTGTTATGTCTTGTGGACTACACAAAAAATTCTCACTTCAAAAGGAATTTGGGACCTGAACTCCAAGCAGCGAAGCGTGAGCAGAGGAACAAGTCGTGCCAGGTTAGAGCGAGGCAGGACGCAccagggaagagctgctgtGCTCTAAGGGTTTGGGGCACACAGAAGCAGTTTGTCTATCTAAAGCCACATTTACTGCCTTAACACATCTTTCAGGGCTTTGTGACAAACTAGACTACTACGCTGGTGTTTTGAGGTGACTTTAATCTCAAATTTAACAGTTGTacactattttctttcttcttccccaggAAAACCTTTTCTGCCCTCTTTTGCAAGCATTTCTCACATAACTTTATATTAAACCTCCGAAGACACACTTCTGCAGGAGCATATAGCCCTCAGGATATGATATTTTCATAAACGTGTCCACCTGAGATGTCACTGCCTCAATCTCAGATGCTTTTTTGTTCCCCCCCTTTTTATTAAGGCACAAAGTCAAGTACATTCTTAAGGTTTGTTTTGCCCAAAGTCATCGTGCTCAGCCTGCAAAGCAGATTTAAGTGTCCTCCCACAGCAGACCACAAGATTAGTGTAATGTAACAGCTCCTAAGAAACACTATACAGCGttcagaaatggaagaacacggtgttgggggaaaaaaaaatccaaaacccaaCAGCCCTAAAACTTAACCTTAATGCTCTGCTGAAGGGGGTACGCAAGCAGGATGCTCGCATGGCTGAGCAGCGGACCCAGGCCTGGATTCAGCTCCCTGTGCCCTCAGGGCAGCCATTTTACCTCAGCGTGGCCGAGGCGGTCCCAACTCGTCTCCGTCCTACCCTCGGCCCTCCCGCCCGCTTAGGCAGCGGGCAGAGCCCTTTTCCCCACACCCCCTGGGCACGCCACAACGTGACAGAACCGTGACTGTAGCCTGGGTGCGGCCGCAGCCTTTCTACCCACAGCCGAGAGCaacccgctccccgccgccatTCCCCCTTCCCGCCTCTCCACAGCCGCTGCACACGGCCCAGAACCCgtcgtccccgtcccccccccccgcagtgCATTGTGGGACACACCCCACGCCTTGGCGCCAagctcccccgccgccgcgaTGCACTGTGGGATACAccctcccctgccccggccgggcCTTCTTGGCGCGGACGCCGCACCGGACGTGACGCCATACAGCCTGCCGCCGTGAAAACGGCGGCTGGGCATTGCGTTCTTCCCCCACCGCGGGCAGCGGGTGTTTTCCGAGGGAGAACGGAGCTCGTTGCACCCTCGCGCTCAGGAGCGGCACCGCCAGCACGGGTTCGGCTTCTTAGGTGGAGCTGCAAAGGAGCGGGATCGGAGGAACTACTTTCCTCCTACGCTGCGCATGCGCAGGACGGAGGAGTGAGGGCGCGGCGGAAGACGCGGCCACTGCCTCGTTCGCCTCCAGCGCGGGCGGTGCTGCGTCCCGGGGTGAAATCGCTGCGCGCAGTAGGACCGCGAGGGGAGCCGCCGTCGCCATTTTGTAAGCGGTTGTTGGGGGAGGCGGCGTGTGCGCTCCCGTGTGCCCGGCTCGGCCCCGCGCCCGCTCGCCCGCCCGCTCTCCGTGCTCCGGCCCTCCACCGCCGCAGCCATTGCTGACCTTGCCATGTCCGGAGGGGGCGTGATCCGCGGCCCAGCCGGCAACAACGACTGCCGCATCTACGTGGGGAACCTGCCCCCCGACATCCGCACCAAGGACATCGAGGACGTCTTCTACAAGTACGGGGCCATCCGCGACATCGACCTCAAGAACCGCCGCGGGGGCCCGCCCTTCGCCTTCGTCGAGTTCGAGGACCCCAGGTGAgaccccccaccacccccggGCGCTCCCCTGGGAGAGCGGGGCTTGGGCCCTGCCGCGGCCTGGGTCGTGTCCGTGTGTCCGtccgcccccagccccgggcctGAGGCGGGGGCAGCCGCCCGGGAGCTGCCTCTCCCCGCCTGCGCGGCGCGCATCGGCGCCCTCCCTCCCCGGGCCGCGCTAACGGGCCCCCGCGCCGTTGCGGGTggcggccccgctgccgggggcccggggaggggggcggcgggcgggcggcgcggggtgGGGCCGGCGGGAAGCGGGAACAAAGGCGGGGGGGCGGTGCGTGGGCAgggcgcggcgcgggggggcgggcggccgcgctcaccgccccgtcccgtcccgcaGGGACGCGGAGGACGCCGTCTACGGGCGGGACGGCTACGATTACGATGGGTATCGCCTCCGCGTGGAGTTCCCTCGGAGCGGCCGGGGCACCGGCagaggcggcggcggtggcggagGGGGCGGAGCCCCCCGGGGCAGGTACGGCCCCCCGTCCCGGCGCTCGGAGTACAGAGTGATCGTCTCGGGTGAGTCATTCCTCTCTCTCAGCCCAAGTGCTCCCCCGGGGTCCTCCAGGCCAACTTCCCAGCGAGGGGTGATGCAGCTCCAAGTTTGTTCTTAAAAAGCATCGCCTCGTGTAGCCTAGGAGGAACGCTGTCCGTAGGATGCTAACGGCTCCTCGAGGCAGCCCCTCTGTTTAATAAATAGTCCCTTTTGTTCGCTGCGAGCTGACGCTGTAACTGCAGGAGGTGAGAATATAATCCGGTTTTAAAGTACTGTCTTGCTTTTTATATAGGGCTGCCTCCAAGTGGAAGTTGGCAGGATTTAAAGGATCACATGCGTGAAGCAGGTGATGTATGTTATGCTGATGTTTTCCGAGATGGCACTGGTGTCGTGGAGTTTGTACGGAAGGAAGATATGACCTACGCTGTGCGAAAACTGGATAACACTAAATTTAGATCTCATGAGGTAGGTTTCATACTTACTTTCTTTGGCCAGAATTGGATACAAGGGGCTTAACAGTAGGATTTGAAGGTAAGGAACGTGTGGTGTTCACTGTTTACATACGAAGCAGCTAAATAAGTGTGTGGTCAGTTTGTCAGGAGATAGACTTAAAGCTTTGATGTCTGTTTCCGTGCTGTAGTAAACGATATCTTCAGTCTGTCAGCATGCCTAAAAAAGATGGCCCTAAAGCCTAGACTTTTCAATCGAAAGTTCTGTCTATTCAATAGGGAGAAACTGCCTACATCCGTGTTAAAGTTGATGGCCCAAGAAGTCCAAGCTATGGAAGATCTCGGTCACGCAGCCGTAGTCGTAGCAGAAGCCGTAGTCGAAGCAACAGCAGAAGCCGCAGTTATTCCccaagaagaagcagaggatcTCCACGCTACTCTCCCCGCCACAGCAGATCCCGATCTCGTACATAAATGATCACTAGCTCTGATCTTTTTGTAGAACCCCATGTTGTACACAGTTTTCCTTTACTTAGTAcagtctttcattttttttttaattcaaactgTTTTATTCAAATTGGCTGAAGTGTTGAATTGCATTCTTGTGTAAAATCCCTAGTGAGTATTTGCTCCTTAACATCAACATTCCCCTCATGTCTTTggtaaattgtattttaattgaTGTCAGTCAGGATTGTTTCAATTTAGTTCTAGTTAAATACCAACATTCTTCGAACCGTGGTATTGCTGTGTAAATGTCTCAGTGTTCAGCTATGGTTTACACGAGCTGGGGATGTTGGGATGTTTGTGGCTAACTTGTCTCTTCTGGGGGATCTTATATTTTATCTTGCCTTTTCGTGTGTCTTTCTGTAGACATATCTGAAGAGATGGATTAAGAATGCTTTGGATTAAAGGATTGTGGAGCACATGTCAATCATTTTAGGATTGTCAAAAGGAGGATTGAGGAGGATCAGATCAATAATGGAGGCAATGGTATGACTCCAAGTGCTATTGTCACAGATGAACTTGGCAGTATTGACCTTATACTGAGAGACAGGTTAATTGAGTACGTGCACCTACGTGTCACTTCAGGCATGTTCTAGTTACCGCAGACTACAAttgctcttttctttaaaacttttttttggggggcaaTTGTGGCTAAATACTTGCTTTTGTAATTCTCTATTCCATTCtagttttttaaaggaataaacTGGGACGGGGGTGGGAGCATTGGTTTACTTCGTCATGCAGCATTTGGTTACAAGTGTTAATGTTATGTAGTATTTGTACACTTGTAGTAGATGAAGGGTGTCTTTAAATCAGAGTATAATATCAATACTGCTAAAATCTGCATGTCCTCTGTGTGACTGATACAGCGttgctatttcatttttttaagtatcagaatgacagcaaaaatagaaaacctAGTTGGGAATAATTTCTTAAGTCTCAGCCCTGCCCCCTCAGACTAATTCACAATTGACTCACCGATATGTTTGAAAACTCCGGTTAGTTAATTTTGTTACCTTCCAGCTGGGAGTGCTAGCTATAGTTCAGACATACAGTAGGTGGATAGCTTTAGCAGTAAGCTTTTCCAgtttcataaacattttttgCAACCACAAAACCTGTAGCACACCACCGTACGAGCGATGAGTATGTTGGCATTTTCAGTTGACATATTGTAAATATTACGATGTTTCCTCCGAATAGTAattaacatttctaaaaattatcTGAGCATCACCATTCAAAAGTTTGTTTTGGGGAATTGATAGTTATTAATGTACATCTGTATTAATTGATGGCAAACATAACTGATCATTCCCCAGAAGCCTATTTTTTCATTACAGTATCTAACTTTTTGCCTcctcttttttggttttgctggttATAAAGGTTTGGATTGGAGAGGGCTCACTGGATCCCAATCCTTGGAGCTGGATCATTGGATTCAAATCATAATGTGGATAGGATAGGGAGGCTGAATTACAAGGATTCATGGAGCGGGATCAAATTACCAGGAACATAGGAGTGGATTCCTGCCCCAACCAAACCGCATTcgtgtggatttttttattcaactCAATTGGCTattccaaagatttttttttcctatttttgacGATTGGAGCCCTTAAGATGCACGATggagtttttcatttttttggtaAAAGGAGCAAAGCGAGGACCTGGAGAGGTACGCTGGAGCAATCTCCTTGGAAGGATTCAGCACGAGTAGATGGTAAACgttaaaggggaaaaaggggggtttgtttaaaaaagtaaataagtCATTTCTCtaaatttaaagacaaaaattggAGTTAAAGATTAAGTAGGTTTTCAATTGGctattgccttttttctttgacaaataaaatttttaaaaaaacaagcatgGTTGTCATCATTTGTTGCTAAGATTCTTAGTCTCTGCTTGCCACTGCAGCATTGTTAAATCGCAAGTTTCAAACAAAAGGCTTTTGTGTTCAACAGAGATGTAGTGTTTCACAGGAAGCGTTGATGTTTGAGCTTCTCCTACATAAAGGATCAGTTCCCTGGGAAATGGGTGGAATTTATTCTATGAGtaggggaaaaggaagaattctCACTGTTTAAAAGAGGATGCTTTAATATTAATGTTGTTGCTAACGATACTCATCTAAAGGGATCACAGGAGGAAAACGT
Proteins encoded:
- the SRSF1 gene encoding serine/arginine-rich splicing factor 1 isoform X2, with protein sequence MSGGGVIRGPAGNNDCRIYVGNLPPDIRTKDIEDVFYKYGAIRDIDLKNRRGGPPFAFVEFEDPRDAEDAVYGRDGYDYDGYRLRVEFPRSGRGTGRGGGGGGGGGAPRGRYGPPSRRSEYRVIVSGLPPSGSWQDLKDHMREAGDVCYADVFRDGTGVVEFVRKEDMTYAVRKLDNTKFRSHEGETAYIRVKVDGPRSPSYGRSRSRSRSRSRSRSRSNSRSRSYSPRRSRGSPRYSPRHSRSRSHISEEMD
- the SRSF1 gene encoding serine/arginine-rich splicing factor 1 isoform X1, giving the protein MSGGGVIRGPAGNNDCRIYVGNLPPDIRTKDIEDVFYKYGAIRDIDLKNRRGGPPFAFVEFEDPRDAEDAVYGRDGYDYDGYRLRVEFPRSGRGTGRGGGGGGGGGAPRGRYGPPSRRSEYRVIVSGLPPSGSWQDLKDHMREAGDVCYADVFRDGTGVVEFVRKEDMTYAVRKLDNTKFRSHEGETAYIRVKVDGPRSPSYGRSRSRSRSRSRSRSRSNSRSRSYSPRRSRGSPRYSPRHSRSRSRT